The following are encoded together in the Pectobacterium punjabense genome:
- a CDS encoding LuxR family transcriptional regulator: MSQLFYNNETISRIIKSQFDMALSHYGDIKYAYMVLNKKKPTEILIISNHHDEWREIYQANNYQHIDPVVISALNKITPFPWDEDLLVSSQLKMSKIFNLSREHNITNGYTFVLHDHNNNLVMLSIMIDESNVNNIDDVIESNKDKLQMTLMNIHAETISLYREMVRNKEDERSNDKDIFSQRENEILYWASMGKTYQEIALILDIKTGTVKFHIGNVVKKLGVLNAKHAIRLGIELQLIRPVQS; encoded by the coding sequence ATGTCGCAATTATTCTACAACAATGAAACTATAAGCAGGATAATAAAAAGTCAATTTGATATGGCATTAAGCCACTACGGCGACATCAAATATGCCTACATGGTGTTAAATAAAAAGAAGCCAACAGAAATTTTGATCATTTCCAATCACCATGACGAGTGGCGAGAGATATACCAAGCAAATAACTATCAACACATTGATCCTGTGGTAATTTCAGCCCTTAATAAAATCACACCTTTTCCTTGGGACGAAGATTTACTGGTTAGTTCACAACTGAAGATGTCAAAGATATTTAACTTATCGAGAGAGCATAATATCACCAACGGTTACACTTTTGTTCTTCATGACCACAATAACAATCTGGTTATGTTATCAATCATGATTGATGAATCTAATGTGAATAACATCGATGACGTAATCGAAAGTAACAAAGATAAGTTACAAATGACGTTGATGAATATTCATGCAGAAACCATCTCTCTTTACAGAGAGATGGTTAGAAACAAAGAAGATGAAAGATCAAATGATAAAGATATTTTTTCTCAACGGGAAAATGAAATTCTTTATTGGGCCAGTATGGGTAAAACCTATCAGGAGATAGCACTGATATTAGATATTAAAACAGGCACCGTTAAATTTCACATCGGCAATGTTGTGAAAAAACTCGGCGTATTAAATGCCAAACATGCAATCAGACTTGGCATCGAGCTACAACTCATTCGACCGGTTCAGTCATAG
- a CDS encoding acyl-homoserine-lactone synthase: MLEIFDVSYTLLSEKKSEELFTLRKETFKDRLNWAVKCINGMEFDQYDDDNATYLFGVEDDQVICSSRLIETKYPNMITGTFFSYFEKINIPDGKYIESSRFFVDKARSKTILGNSYPVSTMFFLATVNYSRSKGYDGVYTIVSHPMLTILKRSGWKISIVEQGMSEKQERVYLLFLPVDNESQDVLVRRINHNQEFVESKLREWPLSFEPMTEPVE, translated from the coding sequence ATGTTAGAAATATTCGATGTAAGCTACACACTACTGTCGGAAAAAAAATCGGAAGAATTGTTTACGCTTAGGAAAGAAACGTTCAAGGACAGGCTGAATTGGGCAGTGAAATGTATTAACGGGATGGAGTTCGATCAGTATGATGATGATAATGCGACTTATCTTTTCGGCGTAGAGGATGACCAGGTTATTTGCAGTTCTCGGCTAATTGAAACGAAATATCCTAATATGATTACCGGAACATTTTTTTCTTATTTTGAGAAAATAAATATTCCTGATGGGAAATATATTGAGTCGAGCCGGTTTTTTGTAGATAAAGCGCGGTCAAAAACTATTTTAGGAAATTCTTATCCCGTTAGTACGATGTTCTTCTTGGCCACAGTGAATTATTCAAGAAGTAAGGGATATGATGGTGTTTACACTATTGTCAGTCACCCTATGCTCACAATACTGAAGCGTTCTGGTTGGAAAATTTCGATTGTCGAGCAGGGTATGTCAGAAAAACAGGAAAGAGTTTATCTACTTTTCTTACCTGTCGATAATGAAAGCCAGGATGTACTCGTTCGTCGTATCAATCACAACCAAGAATTTGTTGAAAGTAAGTTACGAGAGTGGCCACTGTCTTTCGAGCCTATGACTGAACCGGTCGAATGA
- the argG gene encoding argininosuccinate synthase — MTTILKHLPVGQRIGIAFSGGLDTSAALLWMRQKGAVPYAYTANLGQPDEDDYDEIPRRAMEYGAENARLIDCRKQLVAEGIAAIQCGAFHNTTAGVTYFNTTPLGRAVTGTMLVAAMKEDGVNIWGDGSTYKGNDIERFYRYGLLTNAELKIYKPWLDTDFIDELGGRQEMSEFMSQAGFGYKMSAEKAYSTDSNILGATHEAKDLEFLNSSVKIVNPIMGVKFWDENVKVPAEEVTIRFERGHPVALNGQTFTDDVELMLEANRIGGRHGLGMSDQIENRIIEAKSRGIYEAPGMALLHIAYERLVTGIHNEDTIEQYHANGRQLGRFLYQGRWFDSQALMLRDASQRWIASAITGEVTLELRRGNDYSIMNTVSDNLTYKPERLTMEKGDSVFSPDDRIGQLTMRNLDITDTREKLFNYAETGLLSSSASTGLPQVGQLQDKTEK; from the coding sequence ATGACAACGATTCTCAAGCATCTTCCGGTTGGTCAGCGTATTGGTATTGCGTTCTCGGGTGGTCTGGATACCAGTGCCGCGCTGCTTTGGATGCGTCAAAAGGGCGCGGTTCCTTACGCATATACCGCAAATCTGGGGCAGCCAGACGAGGATGACTACGATGAAATCCCACGTCGGGCTATGGAATATGGCGCAGAAAATGCTCGCCTTATCGATTGCCGTAAACAATTGGTCGCCGAAGGTATCGCTGCGATTCAGTGTGGCGCATTCCATAACACAACGGCAGGCGTGACCTATTTCAATACCACCCCGTTGGGCCGTGCAGTGACCGGTACGATGCTGGTTGCGGCGATGAAGGAAGACGGCGTGAACATCTGGGGGGACGGCAGCACCTATAAAGGCAACGATATTGAGCGTTTCTATCGTTACGGCCTGCTGACCAATGCTGAACTGAAGATTTACAAGCCGTGGCTGGATACCGACTTTATTGATGAGCTGGGCGGCCGTCAGGAGATGTCCGAGTTTATGTCGCAGGCAGGATTCGGCTATAAAATGTCGGCCGAAAAAGCCTATTCGACGGATTCCAACATTCTGGGTGCGACGCACGAAGCGAAGGATCTGGAATTCCTGAATTCCAGCGTCAAAATTGTTAACCCGATTATGGGCGTGAAATTCTGGGATGAGAACGTCAAGGTTCCGGCAGAAGAAGTGACCATTCGTTTTGAACGTGGGCACCCAGTTGCGTTGAACGGCCAGACCTTTACCGACGATGTTGAGCTGATGCTGGAAGCGAACCGCATTGGCGGACGTCATGGTTTGGGCATGAGCGACCAGATTGAAAACCGTATCATTGAAGCAAAAAGCCGCGGCATCTATGAAGCGCCGGGAATGGCACTGCTGCACATTGCCTATGAGCGTCTGGTCACTGGTATCCACAACGAAGACACCATCGAGCAATACCATGCTAATGGGCGTCAACTGGGTCGTTTCCTGTATCAGGGACGCTGGTTTGATTCCCAGGCGCTGATGCTGCGTGATGCTTCTCAGCGTTGGATCGCCAGTGCCATCACTGGTGAAGTGACGTTGGAGCTGCGTCGTGGCAATGATTACTCCATCATGAACACTGTGTCCGACAATCTGACCTATAAGCCAGAACGTCTGACGATGGAGAAAGGCGACTCGGTCTTCTCACCGGATGATCGTATTGGCCAGCTGACTATGCGCAATCTGGACATCACGGACACGCGTGAAAAACTGTTTAACTACGCTGAGACGGGCTTGCTTTCTTCTTCTGCCAGCACCGGTTTGCCGCAGGTTGGGCAATTGCAGGATAAAACAGAGAAGTAA
- a CDS encoding DJ-1/PfpI family protein, which yields MSKKVAVLLAPGFEEAEAIMVIDVLHRMKIEVTMLSCYDRLELHSYHNIRMFADALLERNQDTLFDAVVIPGGPQGTVNLAANPMVVEFIRRHDDAGKLICPLCSAAARVLGGNKLLKGRRYVCSGDLWQDVTDGVYVNEKVVEDGNLISGKGLGVSFDFAFTLATRLTGDKEDANFQVEHIDYDYWRVPA from the coding sequence ATGTCTAAGAAAGTCGCCGTTCTGCTGGCTCCTGGGTTTGAAGAAGCAGAAGCGATTATGGTGATTGATGTTCTGCACCGTATGAAGATAGAAGTCACCATGCTGTCATGCTATGACAGACTGGAGTTGCACAGTTATCACAATATTCGCATGTTTGCCGATGCGCTGCTAGAAAGAAACCAGGACACGCTGTTTGATGCCGTGGTCATTCCTGGCGGCCCGCAGGGTACAGTTAACTTGGCCGCAAACCCGATGGTTGTCGAGTTCATCCGTCGCCATGACGACGCGGGCAAGCTGATCTGCCCACTGTGCTCAGCAGCTGCACGCGTACTGGGTGGCAACAAACTGCTTAAAGGCCGCCGCTACGTCTGCTCTGGGGATTTATGGCAAGACGTAACCGATGGCGTTTATGTTAACGAGAAAGTCGTTGAAGATGGCAATCTGATCAGCGGCAAGGGGCTGGGCGTGTCATTCGATTTTGCCTTTACCCTCGCCACCCGTCTGACCGGTGACAAAGAAGACGCTAACTTCCAGGTTGAGCACATCGATTACGATTACTGGCGCGTACCGGCGTAA
- the xylR gene encoding D-xylose utilization transcriptional activator XylR (D-xylose enhances binding of XylR to the xyl promoter and activates transcription.), whose translation MFEKRYRITLLFNANKVYDRQVVEGVGEYLQASQCDWDIFIEEDFRCRIDNIKEWLGDGVIADFDDGEIKQLLQDVNVPLVGVGGSYHQPEDYPPVHYIATDNYALVESAFMHLKEKGLNRFAFYGLPASGGKGWAQEREHAFRQLVAAEKYQGVVYQGMETSPDNWQYAQNRLADWVQGLPPQTGIIAVTDSRARHLLQVCEHLNIAVPEKLCVIGIDNEDLIRYLSRVALSSVAQGTRQMGYRAAKLLHQLLLDQSGLPLQRILVPPVRVVERRSTDYRSVHDPAVIQAMHFIRYHACKGIKVEQVLDAVGISRSNLEKRFKDEVGQTIHGVIHAEKLDRARNLLISTSLSIGEISLMCGYPSLPYFYAVFKKGYDITPKEYRERYGEGY comes from the coding sequence ATGTTTGAAAAACGCTATCGCATTACGCTGCTGTTCAACGCCAATAAAGTGTATGACCGCCAGGTGGTTGAGGGTGTTGGCGAATATTTACAGGCTTCTCAGTGTGATTGGGACATCTTCATTGAAGAGGATTTCCGTTGCCGCATTGATAATATCAAAGAATGGCTAGGCGATGGCGTGATTGCCGATTTTGACGATGGCGAGATCAAACAGCTATTACAGGATGTGAACGTGCCATTGGTGGGGGTGGGCGGTTCCTATCATCAGCCTGAGGATTACCCGCCTGTGCATTATATTGCCACAGATAATTATGCACTGGTGGAAAGCGCGTTTATGCACCTTAAAGAAAAGGGGCTGAATCGCTTTGCTTTTTATGGCCTACCCGCATCGGGTGGGAAAGGCTGGGCGCAGGAGCGAGAGCATGCTTTCCGGCAACTGGTGGCGGCAGAAAAGTATCAGGGTGTGGTGTATCAGGGAATGGAAACCTCGCCGGATAACTGGCAATACGCGCAAAATCGGTTGGCCGACTGGGTACAAGGGCTGCCGCCGCAGACAGGCATTATCGCGGTGACGGACTCCCGTGCACGCCACCTGTTACAGGTCTGCGAACACCTGAATATTGCCGTACCGGAAAAACTGTGCGTCATCGGGATCGATAACGAAGATCTGATTCGCTATCTTTCACGCGTGGCGCTGTCATCGGTAGCGCAAGGTACGCGTCAAATGGGGTATCGTGCCGCGAAACTGCTGCATCAGCTGCTGCTGGATCAGTCTGGCTTGCCGCTGCAACGTATTCTGGTGCCGCCGGTTCGGGTGGTCGAACGCCGTTCAACAGACTATCGCTCCGTGCACGATCCTGCCGTTATCCAGGCCATGCACTTTATCCGCTATCACGCCTGTAAAGGCATTAAGGTCGAGCAGGTGCTGGATGCGGTAGGGATTTCCCGCTCAAATCTGGAAAAGCGCTTCAAAGATGAGGTAGGTCAGACGATTCACGGTGTGATTCACGCAGAGAAGTTGGATCGGGCGCGCAATTTGCTGATATCGACCTCGCTCTCGATTGGCGAGATCTCGTTGATGTGCGGCTACCCTTCACTGCCTTACTTTTACGCTGTCTTTAAGAAAGGCTATGACATCACGCCGAAAGAGTACCGTGAGCGTTATGGGGAAGGTTATTAA
- the xylH gene encoding xylose ABC transporter permease XylH → MLQRLKSINLQVYVMIAAIIAIMLFFTYMTDGAYLSARNLSNLLRQTAITGILAVGMVFVIISAEIDLSVGSMMGLLGGAAAIFDVWFGWPLPLTIVVTLALGLLLGAWNGWWVAYRKVPSFIVTLAGMLAFRGILIGITNGTTVSPTSEAMSQIGQSYLPSGIGFTFGAIGLMVFIAWQWRRRSSRARLGLPINPPAGDIGRQTVTALVVLGAIYLLNDYRGVPTPVLVLTLLMLGGIFLATRTAFGRRIYAVGGNIDAARLSGVNVERTKMAVFAINGLMVAVAGLILSSRLGAGSPSAGNIAELDAIAACVIGGTSLAGGIGSVAGAVMGAFIMASLDNGMSMLDVPTFWQYVVKGGILLLAVWMDTATKRRV, encoded by the coding sequence ATGCTGCAACGATTGAAAAGCATCAATCTTCAGGTCTATGTGATGATTGCCGCCATCATCGCCATCATGCTCTTTTTCACCTACATGACCGATGGGGCGTATCTCAGCGCGCGTAATCTCTCCAACCTGCTGAGGCAAACGGCGATCACCGGTATTCTGGCGGTCGGCATGGTGTTTGTCATTATCTCCGCCGAGATCGACCTGTCGGTTGGCTCGATGATGGGGCTATTGGGCGGGGCGGCGGCTATTTTTGATGTCTGGTTTGGCTGGCCTTTACCGTTGACCATCGTTGTGACACTTGCGCTGGGGTTGCTGCTTGGCGCGTGGAATGGTTGGTGGGTCGCCTATCGTAAGGTCCCTTCTTTTATCGTGACGCTGGCAGGGATGCTGGCTTTTCGAGGCATTTTGATCGGCATTACCAATGGGACGACGGTTTCCCCGACCAGCGAGGCAATGTCGCAGATTGGGCAGAGCTATTTGCCTTCCGGCATCGGTTTTACGTTCGGTGCCATTGGGCTGATGGTATTCATTGCCTGGCAGTGGCGTCGGCGCAGTAGCCGCGCCCGATTAGGATTACCGATAAATCCACCCGCAGGCGACATCGGTCGACAGACAGTGACGGCACTCGTCGTATTGGGTGCGATCTATCTGCTAAATGATTATCGCGGTGTGCCAACGCCGGTTCTGGTGCTGACGTTGTTGATGCTGGGCGGCATTTTTCTGGCGACGCGAACTGCATTTGGTCGCCGTATCTATGCGGTGGGCGGGAACATTGATGCTGCACGTTTATCGGGGGTAAACGTCGAACGCACTAAAATGGCAGTGTTTGCGATTAATGGCCTGATGGTCGCGGTCGCAGGGTTGATTCTCAGTTCACGATTGGGGGCGGGGTCACCATCCGCCGGGAATATTGCCGAGCTGGATGCGATTGCGGCCTGCGTGATTGGTGGAACCAGTCTGGCTGGCGGTATTGGCAGCGTCGCAGGTGCAGTGATGGGAGCATTTATCATGGCGTCGCTGGATAACGGGATGAGTATGCTGGATGTGCCGACATTCTGGCAATACGTCGTGAAAGGTGGAATTCTGCTGCTGGCGGTGTGGATGGATACTGCCACAAAGCGGCGTGTGTGA
- a CDS encoding xylose ABC transporter ATP-binding protein, with protein sequence MPHLLEMKNITKAFGVVKAVDNVSLTLEAGQVLSLCGENGSGKSTLMKVLCGIYPHGSYDGQIVFSGDELRASHIRDTEQKGIAIIHQELALVKEMTVLENLFLGNEWTRFGVMDYDNMYLRCQRMLEQVKLAVDPNTKVGELGLGQQQLVEIAKALNKQVRLLVLDEPTASLTERETGILLEIIQDLRDHGIACIYISHKLNEVKAISDVICVIRDGKPIGTRPAVELSEDQIIAMMVGRELTELYPNEPHVIGEEVLRVEHLTAWHPVNRHIRRVDDVSFALHRGEILGIAGLVGSGRTETVQCLFGAYHGRWQGDIFIDGAQVTISNCQHAMALGIAMVPEDRKKDGIVPVMSVAQNMTLAALDQFSGPFSMLDDAREQDIIRQSLANLKVKTSSPELAIARLSGGNQQKAVLAKCLLLNPRILILDEPTRGIDIGAKYEIYKLINALVKQHIAVIVISSELPEVLGLSDRVLVMHQGRIKADLINRDLTQEQVMEAALRSEHRAENIAV encoded by the coding sequence ATGCCACATCTGTTGGAAATGAAAAACATCACCAAGGCGTTTGGCGTGGTGAAAGCCGTCGATAATGTCAGCCTGACGCTGGAGGCGGGTCAGGTCTTGTCGTTGTGCGGCGAGAATGGCTCAGGTAAATCTACCTTGATGAAGGTGCTGTGTGGCATTTACCCGCATGGTAGCTATGACGGGCAGATCGTTTTTTCCGGTGACGAACTGCGCGCCAGCCATATTCGTGATACGGAACAAAAAGGTATCGCGATTATTCATCAGGAACTGGCGCTGGTGAAAGAGATGACGGTGCTAGAGAACCTCTTTTTGGGCAACGAGTGGACGCGTTTTGGCGTGATGGATTACGACAATATGTACCTTCGCTGCCAACGTATGCTGGAGCAGGTCAAACTGGCCGTCGATCCGAATACCAAAGTGGGAGAGCTCGGATTAGGTCAGCAGCAGTTGGTGGAAATTGCCAAGGCGCTAAACAAGCAGGTGCGTTTGTTGGTGCTGGATGAGCCAACGGCCTCATTGACTGAACGGGAAACGGGCATTCTGCTTGAGATCATTCAGGATCTGCGCGATCACGGTATTGCCTGTATCTATATTTCGCACAAGCTCAACGAAGTTAAAGCCATTTCCGATGTGATTTGCGTAATTCGCGATGGGAAGCCGATTGGCACGCGCCCGGCGGTCGAACTGAGCGAGGACCAGATCATTGCCATGATGGTGGGGCGAGAGCTGACGGAGCTTTATCCCAATGAACCGCATGTCATTGGCGAAGAAGTACTGCGCGTAGAACACCTTACTGCCTGGCACCCGGTCAATCGCCACATTCGCCGGGTGGATGATGTCTCGTTTGCGCTGCACCGAGGTGAGATTCTCGGTATTGCCGGGCTGGTTGGGTCAGGGCGTACGGAAACGGTGCAATGCCTGTTTGGTGCCTATCACGGCCGTTGGCAAGGCGACATCTTTATTGATGGCGCGCAGGTGACCATCAGCAACTGCCAGCATGCGATGGCACTGGGTATTGCGATGGTGCCAGAGGATCGTAAGAAGGATGGCATCGTCCCGGTGATGAGCGTAGCGCAGAATATGACGCTGGCAGCGCTCGATCAATTCTCTGGGCCGTTTTCCATGCTGGACGATGCGCGTGAACAGGACATCATCCGGCAGTCGCTAGCAAATCTGAAAGTGAAAACCTCCAGCCCGGAGTTGGCGATCGCCCGCTTAAGCGGCGGTAACCAGCAAAAAGCGGTGCTGGCGAAATGCCTGCTGCTGAATCCTCGCATTCTGATCCTTGATGAACCCACGCGCGGTATCGATATCGGTGCCAAATATGAAATCTATAAGCTTATTAATGCGCTGGTAAAACAGCACATTGCTGTGATTGTCATTTCTTCTGAATTGCCCGAAGTGCTGGGGTTGAGCGATCGGGTGCTGGTGATGCATCAGGGGCGTATCAAAGCGGATTTGATCAATCGTGATTTAACCCAGGAACAGGTTATGGAAGCTGCATTGAGGAGTGAACATCGTGCTGAAAACATCGCAGTCTGA
- the xylF gene encoding D-xylose ABC transporter substrate-binding protein: protein MKVKHFLLSACAVFTLACQPGFAKDVKIGMAIDDLRLERWQKDRDLFVEQAKKQGADVFVQSANGNEATQISQIENMINRGVDVLVIIPYNGQVLGNVIAEAKREGIKVLAYDRMINNADVDFYISFDNEKVGELQAKYLVDKVPGGNYFLMGGSPVDNNAKLFRQGQMKVLTPLIESGKIKVVGDQWVDAWLPENALKIMENALTANSNKIDAVVASNDATAGGAIQALAAQGLAGKVAISGQDADLAAIKRIVAGTQTMTVYKPISKLAKDAADIAVALGSGKAPESNAKLNNGLKDIPSFLLTPIPVDKSNIDSTVIADGFHKKADVY from the coding sequence ATGAAAGTTAAACATTTTTTACTCTCAGCTTGTGCCGTATTCACTTTAGCTTGTCAGCCCGGATTCGCGAAAGATGTTAAAATAGGCATGGCGATTGATGACTTACGTCTTGAACGCTGGCAAAAAGATCGCGATCTTTTTGTTGAACAAGCCAAAAAACAGGGTGCTGATGTGTTTGTTCAATCGGCAAACGGCAATGAAGCCACGCAAATTTCTCAGATAGAAAACATGATTAATCGTGGTGTCGATGTATTGGTTATTATTCCTTATAACGGCCAGGTACTTGGCAATGTTATTGCGGAAGCAAAGCGTGAAGGAATAAAAGTGCTTGCTTACGATCGCATGATTAATAATGCAGATGTGGATTTTTATATTTCATTTGATAATGAAAAGGTTGGCGAACTACAGGCGAAATATCTCGTCGATAAGGTGCCCGGCGGGAACTACTTCTTAATGGGCGGTTCACCTGTTGATAATAATGCGAAGCTGTTTCGCCAGGGGCAAATGAAAGTGCTCACGCCGCTGATCGAAAGCGGAAAAATCAAAGTGGTCGGCGATCAATGGGTCGATGCCTGGTTACCGGAGAATGCGCTGAAAATTATGGAAAATGCGCTAACGGCGAACAGCAATAAGATTGACGCGGTTGTCGCGTCGAACGATGCCACGGCGGGCGGCGCGATTCAGGCGCTTGCCGCACAGGGACTGGCTGGGAAAGTTGCCATTTCCGGTCAGGATGCCGATCTGGCGGCAATCAAACGTATTGTGGCAGGCACGCAAACCATGACGGTCTATAAACCGATCAGCAAGCTGGCGAAAGATGCTGCGGATATCGCCGTGGCGCTGGGTTCCGGTAAAGCACCTGAGTCTAATGCTAAATTAAACAATGGGTTGAAAGACATTCCTTCCTTCTTGCTCACGCCGATTCCCGTCGATAAATCCAATATCGACTCCACCGTCATTGCTGATGGCTTCCACAAAAAAGCGGATGTGTATTAA
- the xylA gene encoding xylose isomerase, with the protein MQAYFEQIEKVRYEGSQSDNPFAFRHYNPDQEILGKRMADHLRFAVAYWHTFCWNGADMFGVGSFARPWQQSGDAMELAKRKADIAFEFFQKLGVPYYCFHDVDVAPEGNSLKEYLHNFAAIADVLAEKQQASGVKLLWGTANCFTNPRYGAGAATNPDPDVFAWAATQVFTAMNVTQKLGGENYVLWGGREGYETLLNTDLRQEREQIGRFMQMVVEHKHKIGFQGTLLIEPKPQEPTKHQYDYDVATVYGFLKQFGLEKEIKVNVEANHATLAGHSFHHEIATAVALGVFGSVDANRGDPQLGWDTDQFPNSVEENALIMYEILKAGGFTTGGLNFDAKVRRQSTDRYDLFHAHIGAMDTMALALKAAARMIEDDKLNQLVAKRYAGWNGELGQQILQGKASLESLAHYAESHQLAPQHQSGQQELLENLVNRHLFG; encoded by the coding sequence ATGCAAGCCTATTTTGAACAGATCGAAAAAGTCCGTTATGAAGGTAGCCAAAGCGATAATCCCTTCGCCTTTCGTCACTACAATCCCGATCAGGAAATTCTCGGTAAACGTATGGCGGACCATTTGCGCTTTGCTGTCGCGTATTGGCACACGTTCTGCTGGAACGGCGCAGATATGTTCGGCGTCGGCTCTTTTGCCCGGCCGTGGCAACAATCAGGCGATGCGATGGAGCTGGCGAAGCGCAAGGCGGACATCGCGTTCGAATTCTTTCAAAAGCTGGGCGTGCCTTACTACTGCTTTCATGACGTCGATGTCGCTCCAGAGGGGAACTCACTGAAAGAGTATCTACATAACTTTGCAGCGATCGCCGATGTGCTGGCGGAAAAGCAGCAGGCTAGTGGTGTGAAGCTGCTGTGGGGTACCGCCAACTGTTTCACTAACCCCCGTTATGGCGCAGGCGCGGCCACCAACCCCGACCCAGATGTGTTTGCCTGGGCGGCCACACAGGTGTTCACCGCAATGAACGTCACCCAAAAACTGGGCGGTGAAAACTATGTACTGTGGGGTGGGCGCGAAGGGTATGAAACGCTGCTCAATACCGACCTGCGCCAGGAACGTGAACAGATCGGCCGCTTCATGCAGATGGTCGTCGAGCATAAACACAAAATCGGTTTTCAGGGCACGCTGCTCATCGAGCCAAAACCACAGGAACCGACCAAACACCAGTACGATTATGATGTCGCCACTGTTTATGGCTTCCTTAAACAGTTTGGGCTGGAAAAAGAGATTAAAGTCAACGTTGAAGCCAACCACGCGACGCTGGCGGGTCATTCATTCCACCATGAGATAGCCACCGCTGTCGCGCTCGGCGTTTTCGGATCGGTCGATGCGAACCGTGGCGACCCGCAGCTTGGCTGGGACACCGATCAGTTCCCTAACAGCGTGGAAGAGAACGCGCTGATCATGTATGAGATTCTCAAAGCGGGCGGCTTTACGACGGGTGGCTTGAACTTTGACGCCAAAGTTCGTCGTCAGAGCACCGATCGCTATGACCTTTTCCATGCGCATATCGGCGCGATGGATACGATGGCATTAGCGCTCAAGGCTGCTGCCAGAATGATTGAAGATGATAAGCTCAATCAGCTTGTTGCTAAACGCTATGCGGGATGGAACGGAGAGCTGGGTCAGCAAATTCTGCAAGGCAAGGCCTCGCTGGAATCACTCGCCCACTATGCGGAAAGCCACCAACTGGCACCACAGCACCAGAGTGGCCAGCAAGAATTGCTGGAAAATCTGGTTAACCGCCATCTATTTGGCTAA